In Gordonia iterans, the following proteins share a genomic window:
- a CDS encoding condensation domain-containing protein, whose amino-acid sequence MEFLQILDSEVRPGGLTEWVPAAAGGMGSWRRDPRGTSHNHEHHLRAAHEYRRRTQREGGRESWLGVSVEFAEQISLPVVRRALEAYIDRHEVLRTHVTLSEGTERFTTGPGSVHLRATRIGWYNDPALLLDQIAGSIDRATAPVHWPAYRFATVARAGSFTLLFAADHSLVDGYSLVHAQHEFRELYAAARDGRLPELPSTGSYLDYSGAEREAADAADERHPAVAVWREFLAGDTVLPGFTPRPLTAPHRSSPDRPAAPADPADPAAQRSHTTLLLDDAETERFTRLCTGLDGSLTGGFLAVAAQTYRDHSEATRFATVMPRHTRTHAEFHTALGWFVALAPISIDVSDAPDFPLALQRAMLSLDRAREGSALPLLRLAEILGFDPEPRFVVSFMDTRGVPGAASADSGGARALRSHSYSDDEVYVWINRTPSGLRMHTRYPAHGRARALQDFLDDFGDRLHKLATRR is encoded by the coding sequence ATGGAATTCCTCCAGATCCTGGACTCGGAGGTCCGGCCGGGCGGGCTGACCGAGTGGGTCCCGGCCGCGGCCGGCGGCATGGGGTCCTGGCGTCGCGACCCCCGCGGGACGTCGCACAATCACGAGCACCACCTGCGCGCGGCCCACGAGTACCGGCGCCGGACCCAGCGGGAGGGCGGCCGCGAATCGTGGCTCGGCGTCTCGGTGGAGTTCGCCGAACAGATCTCACTGCCCGTCGTGCGCCGTGCCCTGGAGGCGTACATCGACCGGCACGAGGTGCTGCGCACTCACGTCACGCTGAGCGAGGGCACCGAGCGTTTCACCACCGGCCCGGGATCGGTGCACCTGCGCGCCACCCGCATCGGCTGGTACAACGACCCCGCGCTGCTGCTCGACCAGATCGCCGGCTCCATCGATCGCGCCACCGCGCCCGTGCACTGGCCGGCGTACCGGTTCGCCACCGTCGCCCGTGCCGGCAGCTTCACCCTGCTGTTCGCCGCCGATCATTCGCTGGTCGACGGCTATTCGCTGGTCCACGCACAACACGAGTTCCGTGAGCTGTACGCGGCCGCGCGGGACGGACGCCTGCCGGAGCTGCCGTCGACGGGCAGCTATCTCGACTACTCCGGCGCCGAACGCGAGGCCGCCGATGCCGCCGACGAACGTCACCCGGCCGTGGCCGTCTGGCGCGAGTTCCTGGCCGGCGACACCGTGTTGCCCGGCTTCACGCCCCGCCCGCTGACCGCCCCGCACCGGTCAAGTCCGGACAGACCCGCGGCGCCGGCCGATCCGGCCGATCCGGCAGCTCAACGCAGTCACACCACGCTCCTGCTCGACGATGCGGAGACCGAGCGCTTCACCCGGCTGTGCACCGGCCTGGACGGATCTCTGACCGGCGGCTTCCTGGCCGTCGCCGCGCAGACCTACCGCGATCACAGCGAGGCGACACGGTTCGCCACGGTGATGCCGCGCCACACCCGGACCCACGCGGAGTTCCACACCGCGCTCGGATGGTTCGTCGCCTTGGCGCCGATCAGCATCGACGTCTCCGACGCACCCGACTTCCCGCTGGCGCTGCAGCGCGCGATGCTGTCCCTCGATCGCGCCCGCGAGGGTTCGGCGCTCCCCCTCCTGCGTCTGGCGGAGATCCTCGGCTTCGACCCCGAGCCCCGGTTCGTCGTGTCGTTCATGGACACCCGCGGGGTTCCGGGGGCCGCGTCAGCCGACTCCGGCGGCGCGCGCGCCCTGCGCAGTCACTCGTACTCCGACGACGAGGTCTACGTGTGGATCAACCGCACTCCGTCCGGTCTGCGCATGCACACGCGGTATCCGGCGCACGGCCGTGCCCGCGCACTGCAGGATTTCCTCGACGACTTCGGAGACAGGCTCCACAAACTGGCTACGCGCCGGTAA
- a CDS encoding SufE family protein, producing MTLTPALQEIVDDFAALGDPDRATLLLEFADELPDLPAHLETAAMEPVPECQSPIFLSVDAADPSAVRLYFSAPREAPTTRGFAAILHQGLDGASAEQIAAVPLDFVADLHLASVVSPLRLRGMTGMLTRIQRQVAAAGRGPAQPGRP from the coding sequence ATGACCCTGACACCAGCCCTGCAGGAGATCGTCGACGACTTCGCCGCTCTCGGCGACCCGGACCGCGCCACGCTGCTCCTCGAGTTCGCCGACGAACTGCCCGACCTGCCCGCCCACTTGGAGACCGCCGCGATGGAGCCGGTCCCCGAGTGTCAGTCGCCGATCTTTCTGTCGGTCGACGCCGCCGACCCGTCGGCGGTGCGCCTGTACTTCAGCGCCCCGCGCGAGGCACCCACCACGCGGGGCTTCGCCGCGATCCTGCACCAGGGTCTGGACGGTGCGTCCGCCGAACAGATCGCCGCGGTGCCGCTGGACTTCGTCGCCGACCTCCATCTGGCATCCGTGGTGTCCCCGCTCCGGTTGCGCGGGATGACCGGCATGCTCACGCGCATCCAGCGGCAGGTCGCCGCCGCGGGTCGCGGACCGGCGCAACCCGGTCGGCCGTAG
- a CDS encoding sulfurtransferase produces MAVDVDPNPAFAAYAHPERLVSTEWLSAHLGAPGLKIIESDEDVLLYDIGHIPTAQKVDWHLHLNDPVTRDYIDGEAFAELMRAKGIERDDTIVVYGDKNNWWAAYAMWVFTLFGHEDVRLLDGGRTAWMDEQRETSFEVPSYPRSDYPVIERNDGEIRAFADQVRSAIGAEPLVDVRSPEEYTGARTHMPDYPEEGALRGGHIPTAVSIPWAKAAAPDARFRLRAELDEIYGDLDPATPTIAYCRIGERSSHTWFVLTYLLGFDAVRNYDGSWTEWGNAVRAPIAVGDQPGSLEG; encoded by the coding sequence GTGGCAGTCGACGTCGATCCGAACCCGGCCTTCGCCGCGTACGCACACCCCGAGAGGCTCGTCAGCACCGAGTGGCTGTCGGCGCACCTGGGCGCACCCGGCCTGAAGATCATCGAGTCGGACGAGGACGTCCTCCTGTACGACATCGGCCACATCCCGACCGCACAGAAGGTCGACTGGCACCTGCACCTGAACGATCCGGTGACGCGCGACTACATCGACGGCGAGGCCTTCGCAGAACTCATGCGCGCCAAGGGAATCGAGCGCGACGACACCATCGTCGTCTACGGCGACAAGAACAACTGGTGGGCGGCGTACGCGATGTGGGTGTTCACCCTGTTCGGCCACGAGGACGTCCGGCTCCTCGACGGCGGCCGCACCGCCTGGATGGACGAGCAGCGCGAGACGTCGTTCGAGGTGCCCTCGTACCCACGCAGCGACTACCCGGTGATCGAGCGGAACGACGGCGAGATCCGCGCCTTCGCCGACCAGGTGCGCAGCGCGATCGGCGCCGAGCCGCTGGTGGACGTCCGGTCGCCCGAGGAGTACACCGGTGCGCGCACCCACATGCCCGACTACCCGGAAGAGGGTGCGCTGCGCGGCGGCCACATCCCCACTGCGGTGTCCATTCCCTGGGCCAAGGCCGCCGCACCGGATGCGCGGTTCCGCTTGCGCGCCGAACTCGACGAGATCTACGGCGACCTGGATCCGGCCACCCCGACCATCGCCTACTGCCGCATCGGCGAGCGCAGCAGCCACACCTGGTTCGTGCTGACCTATCTGCTCGGCTTCGATGCGGTCCGCAATTACGACGGATCGTGGACCGAGTGGGGCAACGCCGTGCGGGCCCCGATCGCCGTCGGCGATCAGCCCGGCTCCCTCGAGGGCTAG
- a CDS encoding neutral zinc metallopeptidase translates to MISLHPGRLRLALAALAGAALLAGCSSTGERSPGADEPPPPPKHCTVDDCPELKASSERIRGSDITPENAETTVPVFLNAVLDDLDQVWQDWFTQLHIPDATAGRVLVEGNDTFVSECVGEDGERLTVRTDSPNAFYCALDRAPDGAGRQRQGSVILPVATFADIWDGRLLGERRILLGDFTASTVVAHEYGHNVMRRLEQAYRLPVAQRPQGDDNELLADCFGGNWASTVFARSDLSLSDVAQAVALKVYIGDPLPNQGHGTVPERVAALGRGFGLTGGGEPVDCLKAYWPDVLAPQS, encoded by the coding sequence ATGATCTCGCTGCATCCGGGCCGGCTGCGGCTCGCCCTGGCCGCCCTCGCCGGCGCGGCGTTGCTGGCCGGCTGCTCGTCGACGGGCGAACGCTCGCCCGGTGCCGACGAGCCGCCACCGCCGCCCAAACATTGCACCGTCGACGACTGCCCCGAGCTGAAGGCCTCGTCGGAGCGGATCCGCGGCAGCGACATCACCCCGGAGAACGCCGAGACGACGGTGCCGGTGTTCCTCAACGCGGTCCTCGACGACCTCGACCAGGTGTGGCAGGACTGGTTCACCCAGCTCCACATCCCGGATGCGACCGCCGGCCGGGTGCTGGTCGAGGGGAACGACACCTTCGTCAGCGAATGCGTGGGCGAGGACGGCGAGCGGCTCACGGTGCGGACCGATTCGCCGAACGCCTTCTACTGCGCGCTCGACCGTGCGCCCGACGGCGCCGGCCGGCAACGGCAGGGGTCGGTGATCCTGCCGGTCGCCACCTTCGCCGACATCTGGGACGGACGGCTGCTCGGCGAGCGCCGGATCCTGCTCGGCGACTTCACCGCCTCGACCGTCGTCGCCCATGAGTACGGGCACAACGTGATGCGGCGCCTGGAGCAGGCGTACCGCCTGCCCGTCGCACAGCGTCCGCAAGGCGACGACAACGAACTGCTGGCTGATTGTTTCGGCGGCAACTGGGCCTCGACGGTGTTCGCTCGCAGCGACCTGTCGCTGAGCGACGTCGCGCAAGCGGTGGCGCTGAAGGTGTACATCGGCGATCCGCTCCCGAACCAGGGGCATGGGACCGTGCCCGAGCGCGTGGCCGCGCTCGGCCGCGGATTCGGTTTGACCGGCGGGGGAGAACCGGTGGACTGTCTGAAGGCCTACTGGCCGGACGTACTGGCGCCCCAGTCCTGA
- a CDS encoding Maf family protein, with the protein MAPATGATRVLLGSASPARRRVLRAAGIDPLVLIADLDEDTLVAGLAGAPPGDVVTALARAKAEAIIAAVGASSDPEIAAVAADGVVLTCDSMLLLDGELAGKPKTGEVARARWREMRGRTGDLLTGHCVTRMSGGAVTAVAAGGASTVIRFSDVSDAVVDRYIATGEPLEVAGAFTLDGLGGWLLDGIDGDPSSVIGISLPLTRELLSEVGVDVTTLWSVAEP; encoded by the coding sequence ATGGCACCGGCGACGGGTGCCACACGAGTCCTGCTCGGCTCGGCCTCCCCGGCCCGCCGGCGAGTGCTGCGCGCGGCCGGCATCGATCCGCTGGTCCTGATCGCGGACCTGGACGAGGACACTCTGGTCGCCGGGCTCGCCGGCGCTCCGCCGGGCGACGTCGTCACCGCCCTCGCCCGGGCGAAAGCCGAGGCGATCATCGCCGCGGTCGGTGCGTCGAGTGACCCGGAGATCGCCGCCGTCGCTGCCGACGGCGTCGTCCTGACCTGCGACTCGATGCTGCTGCTCGACGGTGAGCTGGCCGGCAAGCCGAAGACCGGGGAGGTGGCGCGCGCCCGCTGGCGGGAGATGCGCGGACGCACCGGCGATCTGCTGACCGGTCACTGCGTCACCCGGATGTCCGGTGGCGCGGTCACCGCCGTCGCGGCCGGTGGCGCGTCGACGGTGATCCGGTTCTCGGACGTCTCCGATGCCGTGGTCGACCGCTACATCGCCACCGGGGAACCGCTCGAAGTGGCCGGCGCGTTCACCCTCGACGGCCTCGGCGGCTGGCTGCTCGACGGCATCGACGGCGACCCGTCGAGCGTGATCGGCATCAGCCTGCCGCTGACCCGGGAACTGCTGAGCGAGGTCGGCGTCGACGTCACGACGCTGTGGTCGGTCGCCGAACCGTGA
- a CDS encoding acyl-CoA carboxylase subunit epsilon: MREPDEKATPFLTVVKGAPSDEEIAALTVVLASAGAGGEGPDHTVVDRWGRATDLHRQAWGMPTSYIHRG; encoded by the coding sequence GTGCGCGAGCCCGACGAGAAGGCGACGCCCTTCCTCACCGTCGTCAAGGGGGCGCCCTCCGACGAGGAGATCGCGGCGCTGACAGTGGTGCTCGCCTCCGCGGGCGCCGGCGGCGAAGGCCCCGATCACACCGTCGTCGACCGGTGGGGTCGGGCGACGGACCTGCACCGGCAGGCGTGGGGCATGCCGACCAGCTACATCCACCGGGGCTGA
- a CDS encoding acyl-CoA carboxylase subunit beta, which produces MTTAARDDDAAPDIHTTAGKLADLRNRLAEAEHPVGEAAVERTHAKGKLTARERITHLLDDGSFVELDALARHRSTNFGLAEKRPLGDGVVVGYGTVDGREVCVFSQDATVFGGSLGEVYGEKICKVMDLALKTGRPLVGINEGAGARIQEGVVSLGLYAEIFHRNVRASGVIPQISVIMGPAAGGHVYSPALTDFTVMVDKTSQMFVTGPDVIKTVTGEDVTMEDLGGAQTHMTKSGVAHYVASDEEDALEYVKELLGYLPSNNRADAPRLPAPPHAGAIEDNLTEEDLELDTLIPDSPNQPYDMHEVIRRLLDDGEFLEVQAERAMNVVVGFGRVDGRSVGIVANQPTQFAGCLDIDASEKAARFVRTCDAFNVPIITLVDVPGFLPGTDQEYNGIIRRGAKLLYAYGEATVGKITVITRKAYGGAYDVMGSKHMGADVNLAWPTAQIAVMGASGAVGFVYRGRLKEAEANGEDVDALRLELQQEYEDTLVNPYVAAERGYVDAVIPPSHTRGQIANALRLLERKFVQLPPKKHGNIPL; this is translated from the coding sequence ATGACCACTGCTGCCCGCGACGACGACGCCGCGCCCGACATCCACACGACGGCCGGCAAACTGGCCGATCTGCGCAACCGGCTCGCCGAGGCCGAGCACCCGGTCGGCGAGGCCGCGGTCGAGCGGACCCATGCCAAGGGCAAGCTGACCGCGCGCGAACGCATCACCCATCTGCTCGACGACGGCTCGTTCGTCGAGCTCGACGCGCTGGCCCGGCACCGCAGCACCAACTTCGGCCTGGCCGAGAAGCGCCCGCTCGGCGACGGCGTGGTGGTCGGCTACGGCACCGTCGACGGCCGCGAGGTCTGCGTCTTCAGCCAGGACGCCACCGTGTTCGGCGGCAGCCTCGGCGAGGTCTACGGCGAGAAGATCTGCAAGGTGATGGACCTGGCGCTCAAGACCGGCCGGCCGCTGGTCGGCATCAACGAGGGTGCCGGCGCCCGCATCCAGGAGGGCGTCGTCTCGCTCGGCCTGTACGCGGAGATCTTCCACCGCAACGTCCGCGCGTCCGGCGTGATCCCCCAGATCTCGGTGATCATGGGCCCGGCGGCCGGCGGTCACGTCTACTCCCCCGCGCTCACCGACTTCACCGTGATGGTCGACAAGACCAGCCAGATGTTCGTCACCGGCCCCGACGTGATCAAGACGGTCACCGGCGAAGACGTCACCATGGAGGACCTGGGCGGCGCCCAGACCCACATGACCAAGTCGGGCGTCGCCCACTACGTCGCCTCCGACGAGGAGGATGCCCTCGAGTACGTCAAGGAACTGCTCGGCTACCTGCCGAGCAACAATCGCGCCGACGCTCCGCGGCTGCCCGCCCCGCCGCACGCCGGCGCGATCGAGGACAACCTCACCGAGGAAGACCTCGAGCTCGACACGCTGATCCCCGACTCGCCGAACCAGCCGTACGACATGCACGAGGTGATCCGGCGGCTGCTCGACGACGGCGAGTTCCTCGAGGTCCAGGCCGAGCGCGCGATGAACGTCGTCGTCGGCTTCGGCCGGGTCGACGGCCGCAGCGTCGGCATCGTCGCCAATCAGCCGACCCAGTTCGCCGGCTGCCTGGACATCGACGCCTCCGAGAAGGCGGCCCGCTTCGTCCGGACCTGCGACGCGTTCAACGTGCCGATCATCACCCTGGTCGACGTCCCCGGCTTCTTGCCCGGCACCGACCAGGAGTACAACGGCATCATCCGGCGCGGAGCCAAGCTGCTCTACGCCTACGGCGAGGCCACTGTCGGCAAGATCACCGTGATCACCCGGAAGGCGTACGGCGGCGCCTACGACGTGATGGGCTCCAAGCACATGGGCGCGGACGTGAACCTGGCCTGGCCGACGGCGCAGATCGCCGTGATGGGCGCCTCCGGCGCGGTGGGCTTCGTCTACCGCGGACGGCTCAAGGAGGCCGAGGCGAACGGCGAGGACGTCGACGCCCTGCGCCTGGAGCTCCAGCAGGAGTACGAGGACACCCTGGTGAACCCGTACGTCGCGGCTGAACGCGGCTACGTCGACGCGGTGATCCCGCCGAGTCACACCCGCGGCCAGATCGCCAATGCGCTGCGGCTGTTGGAGCGGAAGTTCGTTCAGCTGCCGCCGAAGAAGCACGGGAACATCCCCCTGTGA
- a CDS encoding biotin--[acetyl-CoA-carboxylase] ligase codes for MNDDVLPDPVRLTAALAGTRWTVIDVVAETGSTNADLLGREGAPSDLDGVVLIAGLQTAGRGRHSRVWQTPRGQLAVSAAVAVAPGQAESLGWLSLLAGMAVHKALAEVTGVRVELKWPNDILAPAGVPGEGRKVSGILSEFRPAPGGGGVAVIGTGLNLDLTEAQPPIETAACIRGMTGTAADPTALSAAYLRALSELLVRWPEAVGELADEYRTASATLGRQVRLVLPGDTEVIGTATAIDDQGRIVVEGPSGRVTAAAGDVTHLRLH; via the coding sequence GTGAACGACGACGTGCTCCCTGACCCCGTCCGCCTGACCGCCGCGCTGGCCGGGACCCGCTGGACGGTGATCGACGTGGTCGCCGAGACCGGCTCGACCAACGCCGATCTGCTGGGTCGCGAGGGGGCGCCGTCAGATCTCGACGGCGTCGTGCTGATCGCCGGCTTGCAGACCGCGGGGCGGGGCCGCCACTCGCGGGTGTGGCAGACCCCGCGCGGACAGCTCGCGGTGTCGGCCGCGGTGGCGGTGGCGCCGGGACAGGCCGAATCGCTCGGCTGGCTCTCTCTGTTGGCCGGCATGGCGGTGCACAAGGCTCTCGCCGAGGTGACCGGTGTGCGCGTGGAGCTCAAGTGGCCCAACGACATCCTGGCCCCGGCGGGGGTTCCCGGCGAAGGGCGCAAGGTGTCCGGGATCCTGTCCGAGTTCCGCCCGGCGCCCGGCGGCGGCGGTGTCGCCGTGATCGGCACCGGCCTGAACCTGGATCTCACCGAGGCACAGCCGCCGATCGAGACCGCGGCGTGCATCCGCGGGATGACCGGGACCGCGGCGGACCCGACTGCGCTGTCCGCAGCGTATCTGCGGGCGCTCTCGGAGCTGCTGGTCCGCTGGCCCGAGGCGGTCGGCGAGCTCGCCGACGAGTATCGCACGGCCTCGGCGACCCTGGGCCGGCAGGTGCGGCTGGTGCTGCCGGGGGACACCGAGGTGATCGGCACGGCGACCGCGATCGACGATCAGGGTCGGATCGTGGTGGAGGGGCCGTCGGGGCGGGTCACCGCGGCCGCCGGCGACGTGACCCACCTGCGTTTGCACTGA
- a CDS encoding DUF6069 family protein, which translates to MTYPDPQNPRQTPPTRAYSQDPNYSTGGYQTGGYQDPGQPYQGQPAAPQPAKPSRGPDIDPMMYSGGVVMTGVVTGLAAWLVAWIISSISNKVTETGRLGIWNPFEQGGEYWFAVIGFLAALVGGALWYVLQLVTPTPSSFYRWIVGLLIVAAFVVPLLADGDIWRGLATAFIHLCIGLPILSLIPTMGNRSKRSS; encoded by the coding sequence ATGACCTACCCAGATCCGCAGAACCCGCGGCAGACGCCGCCGACGCGGGCCTACAGCCAGGACCCGAACTACTCGACCGGCGGGTACCAGACCGGCGGCTATCAGGATCCGGGTCAGCCGTACCAGGGGCAGCCCGCGGCACCGCAGCCGGCCAAACCCAGCCGCGGCCCGGACATCGACCCGATGATGTACTCCGGCGGCGTGGTGATGACCGGTGTCGTGACCGGTCTGGCCGCGTGGCTGGTGGCCTGGATCATCAGCTCGATCTCGAACAAGGTCACCGAGACCGGCCGACTCGGCATCTGGAATCCGTTCGAGCAGGGCGGCGAGTACTGGTTCGCCGTCATCGGCTTCCTCGCGGCCCTGGTCGGCGGTGCGCTCTGGTACGTCCTGCAGCTGGTCACGCCGACTCCGAGCAGCTTCTACCGCTGGATCGTCGGCCTGCTGATCGTCGCGGCCTTCGTGGTCCCGCTGCTCGCCGACGGCGACATCTGGCGCGGTCTGGCCACGGCCTTCATCCACCTGTGCATCGGCCTGCCGATCCTCTCGCTGATCCCGACGATGGGCAACCGCAGCAAGCGCTCGAGCTGA
- a CDS encoding PH domain-containing protein yields MAYPRENLAPGEVVVVHRHPHWKGLVPPILMFWLVTLAAGVVVGVLWSSQDAGPARTWGAVAIGALWGLATVWWLVRPLASWLTTHFVVTDRRVIYRNGIVTRSGIDIPISRINTVEFSHGLIDRILRTGSLEIQSASEDPLTFTAIPRVESVHALLYEQVLDDDADRPSRAMPRSFDERARR; encoded by the coding sequence ATGGCATATCCGCGGGAGAACCTCGCGCCCGGCGAGGTGGTCGTGGTGCATCGGCATCCGCACTGGAAGGGGCTCGTCCCACCGATCCTGATGTTCTGGCTGGTCACGCTCGCCGCGGGGGTTGTCGTCGGGGTGCTGTGGTCGAGCCAGGACGCCGGCCCGGCGCGGACATGGGGCGCGGTGGCGATCGGCGCGCTGTGGGGCCTGGCGACGGTGTGGTGGCTGGTCCGTCCGCTCGCGTCCTGGCTGACGACGCATTTCGTGGTGACCGACCGCCGGGTGATCTACCGGAACGGGATCGTGACCCGCTCGGGCATCGACATCCCGATCAGCCGCATCAACACCGTCGAGTTCTCGCACGGGCTGATCGACCGGATCCTGCGCACGGGGTCTCTGGAGATCCAGTCGGCCTCGGAGGACCCGCTGACGTTCACCGCCATCCCGCGGGTGGAGAGCGTGCACGCGCTGCTGTACGAGCAGGTGCTCGACGACGACGCCGACCGGCCCTCCAGGGCGATGCCCCGGTCCTTCGACGAGCGGGCACGACGATGA
- a CDS encoding response regulator transcription factor — MTGGRAVLLAEDDPAIAEPLARALIREGNDCVVAPTGPEALEAARSGAYALVILDLGLPGMDGLEVCRRIRAERPQLAVLMLTARTDEVDFVVGLDAGADDYVGKPFRLAELLARVRALLRRSTGGDDVVLDSGDIQLDARARRVVVDGEELTLANREFDLLRCLMETPGQVRTRDEIMDEVWGSTDLRSSKTLDMHISWVRRKLGDDQPGRRKHIATVRGVGFRFDP; from the coding sequence ATGACGGGCGGGCGCGCGGTGCTGCTGGCCGAGGACGATCCGGCGATCGCCGAGCCGCTCGCGCGCGCACTGATCCGTGAGGGCAACGACTGCGTGGTGGCGCCCACCGGCCCCGAGGCCCTCGAGGCGGCCCGCTCGGGCGCCTACGCCCTGGTGATCCTCGACCTCGGGCTGCCCGGCATGGACGGGCTGGAGGTCTGCCGGCGAATCCGCGCGGAGCGGCCGCAGCTCGCCGTGCTGATGCTCACCGCGCGCACCGACGAAGTGGACTTCGTCGTCGGCCTGGACGCCGGTGCGGACGACTACGTGGGCAAGCCTTTCCGGCTCGCCGAACTGCTGGCCCGGGTCCGCGCCCTGTTGCGGCGCAGCACGGGCGGTGACGACGTGGTGCTCGACAGCGGCGACATCCAGCTCGACGCGCGGGCCCGGCGCGTCGTCGTCGACGGCGAGGAGCTGACCCTGGCCAACCGCGAGTTCGACCTGTTGCGATGCCTCATGGAGACCCCCGGCCAGGTCCGCACCCGCGACGAGATCATGGACGAGGTGTGGGGCTCGACCGATTTGCGGTCGTCGAAGACGCTGGACATGCACATCTCCTGGGTTCGCCGGAAGCTGGGCGACGACCAGCCGGGGCGGCGCAAGCACATCGCGACGGTGCGCGGCGTCGGCTTCCGGTTCGACCCCTAG
- a CDS encoding HAMP domain-containing sensor histidine kinase: protein MRGRLLRTMIASLLAMAVLLGVPLTIGTWAWISATANADLADRLKTMSEYVLAEEAAGQLAGPQDLHLDQFRLLVPPQGNLRLTGPEGITEIGAPLPVERLSQSVTLGEGYTLTLSIPGSEVRPTQWLAVGLLMLVIAASVGGGALIAAITARRLTEPLTRVAERAAAMARGDLSAPWPHYGIDELDRVSAALADANAEIARRLEREGQIIGDVSHQLRSRLTAISLRLDELTLHPDPDVVAEAQEGVAQVERLAAELDELVSASRAEGGARTELDVVALAETLLDDFAAPFESEGRSVRLVVGEPPRPVSGRPGRLREALSTLLDNSLRHGAGTTVVRVDDLGSAGAVRITVTDAGPGVPDEIAPDIFRRGFSGGSGTGVGLSLARALVEADGGRLSLVSRRPAVFSVVVPTGPQTGLAARLPANGPERGADEPGPVHR from the coding sequence ATGCGCGGTCGCCTGCTCCGGACCATGATCGCCTCGCTCCTGGCGATGGCGGTGCTGCTCGGCGTGCCGCTGACGATCGGCACGTGGGCGTGGATCTCGGCGACCGCGAACGCCGATCTCGCGGACCGGCTCAAGACGATGTCGGAGTACGTGCTCGCCGAGGAGGCGGCGGGACAGCTGGCCGGACCACAGGACCTGCACCTGGACCAGTTCCGGTTGCTGGTGCCGCCGCAGGGAAACCTCCGGCTGACCGGCCCGGAAGGGATCACCGAGATAGGTGCGCCGTTGCCGGTGGAACGTCTGTCCCAGTCGGTGACGTTGGGCGAGGGCTACACCCTGACCCTGTCGATTCCGGGCAGCGAGGTCCGGCCCACCCAATGGCTGGCGGTGGGGCTGCTGATGCTGGTGATCGCGGCGTCGGTGGGCGGCGGCGCACTGATCGCCGCGATCACCGCTCGGCGGCTCACCGAGCCCCTGACCCGGGTCGCCGAGCGGGCGGCGGCGATGGCGCGCGGCGATCTCTCGGCCCCCTGGCCGCATTACGGGATCGACGAGTTGGACCGGGTCTCGGCCGCTCTGGCGGACGCCAATGCGGAGATCGCGCGGCGTCTGGAACGCGAGGGGCAGATCATCGGCGACGTCTCGCATCAGTTGCGGAGCCGGCTGACCGCGATCAGTCTGCGGCTCGACGAGCTCACGCTGCATCCCGATCCCGATGTCGTCGCCGAGGCACAGGAGGGCGTCGCCCAGGTGGAGCGGCTGGCGGCCGAACTGGACGAACTGGTCTCCGCCTCGCGCGCCGAGGGGGGAGCACGGACCGAACTGGACGTCGTCGCCCTGGCCGAGACGCTCCTGGACGATTTCGCGGCGCCCTTCGAGTCGGAGGGCAGATCGGTGCGCCTAGTGGTGGGCGAGCCGCCGCGCCCGGTGTCCGGGCGGCCGGGGCGGCTGCGGGAGGCGCTGAGCACGCTGCTGGACAACTCCCTGCGGCACGGCGCGGGCACGACCGTCGTGCGCGTCGACGACCTCGGTTCGGCCGGTGCGGTTCGCATCACCGTCACCGACGCCGGACCGGGGGTGCCCGACGAGATCGCCCCGGACATCTTCCGGCGGGGGTTCTCCGGCGGCAGCGGCACCGGCGTCGGGCTGTCGCTGGCGCGGGCGCTCGTCGAGGCCGACGGCGGGCGGCTTTCGCTCGTGTCCCGCAGGCCCGCGGTCTTCTCCGTCGTCGTGCCGACGGGACCCCAGACCGGCCTGGCCGCGAGACTCCCGGCGAACGGCCCCGAACGCGGTGCGGACGAGCCGGGCCCGGTTCACCGGTGA